From the Kallotenue papyrolyticum genome, the window GCAGGTCGATGGCATCGCGCCCGGCCAGCGCGTGGATTGGACCCGTTACGACCTGGCCTTTTTCGGCGGCGGTCAGGATAGCGGCCAGGCGCTGATCGCCGAGGATTTCGTGCAGCGCCACGGGCCGGAGGTGCGCGCGGCGATCGCGGATGGCCTGGTGATGCTGGCGATCTGCGGCGGCTATCAGTTGCTGGGTCACTACTTCCTAACGCACACCGGCGAGAAACTGCCCGGTATCGGCGCGCTCGATTGCTACACCGTCGGCGGTACGCGCCGCTTGATCGGCAACATTGTGGTGGCCTGGTCGGCCGGGGCAGGAGCAGCAGAGCGCATCCGGCCGCGGGCGGAGGCGCTGCCCGCCGCACCCACGCCTGCCTACCTGGTGGGCTTCGAGAATCACAGCGGGCGGACCTACCTGGGCGCCGGTGTGCAGCCGTTGGGCCGTGTGGTGCGTGGCTACGGCAACAACGGCGAAGACGGCACCGAGGGCGCGGTCTATCAGCATGCCCATGGCTGTTACCTGCACGGCTCGCTGCTGCCCAAGAATCCGCACTTTGCCGACCATCTGCTGCGGCTGGCCCTGCAGCGGCGCTACGGCCACGCCGCGGCGCTGACGCCGCTGGACGATACCTTCGAACAGCAGGCCCACGCGGCGATGGTCACGCGTCTGCTGTAGCCGGAGCCGCCGCGCCGCTCGAGAGATGGGTCGTCACGCATGCGCAGAATCGCCTATTGCTCGCCGCTCAACCCCGTGCAGTCGGGCATCTCCGACTACAGCGAAGAGCTGCTGCCCTACCTGAGCGCCTACGCCGAGATCAGTGTCTTTGTCGAACGTGGCCTGGCGCCCTCCAACCCCCAGGTAGAGCGTCACCTGGAGGTGCGCGCCATCGATGAGCTGCCGGCACTGCACCGACGGCGCGCGTTCGATGCGATCATCTACCACATGGGCAACAGTCCGGCGCACGCCGCGATCTACGACATGGCGCTGCGCCTGCCCGGCGTGGTCGTACTGCATGAGTGGGTGTTGCACCACTTCAAGCTCTGGTATGCCGCTGAGCGTCGCGGCGACATCGCCGCGTATATCGCCGAGATGCGCCGCCGCTACGGCGAGCACGGCGAGCGTGTAGCGCGGCGCATGAGTCGCGGCCAGTTGCTGGAGGCGGCCTTTCGCTTCCCGCTGGTCGAGGATCTGGTCGCTGCCGCGCAGGGCGTGATCGGCCACAGCCACTTCGTGGTCGAGCAGGCGCGGCGCGTGCGGCCCGATCTGCCCGCGGCGGTCGTGTCCATGGGCGTGCCGTTGCCGCCGCAGCATGACGCACGCGCGGCGCGGGCGGCGCTGGGCCTGCCCGTCGAGGCGCCACTCTGGGCCTCGTTCGGCCACCTCAATCCCTACAAGCGGCTGGAGGCGGCGCTACGCGCCTTCCGGCGCTTCCGCGAGGACGCGCCCGAGGCGCGCTACCTGCTGGTCGGCTCGTTGTCGCCCGCCTACGATCTGCCGGGGCTGGTGCGGCGGCTGGAGCTGAGCGACGCGGTGGTGATCACCGGCTACGTGCCGCGCGCGGCTTTTGAGCTGTACGTCGCGGCTGCCGATGTGTGCCTGAATCTGCGCTTCCCGACGGCAGGCGAAACCTCGGCCAGCCTGCTGCGGCTGCTGGGCGCGGGCAAGCCGACGTTGGTCTCGGCGGTCGGCGCCTTCGCCGAGCTGCCCCGCCACGTTGTGGCGCACGTGGATGTTGATCGCAGCGAGGCGGCGCTGATCCTGGCCTACACGCGCCTGTTCCGGCGTTACCCGGCGATCGCGGCGCAGCTCGGCCACAACGCACGCAGCTATGTGGCGCGCGAGCATAGCCTGCCCGGCGCGGCGCAGGGCTATATCCGCTTCCTAAGCGAGCTATACGGCTGGGGGCCAACCCCTCCGCAACGCGCGGCGCTCTGGTCGATGGAGCCAGAGCGCGACGCGCCGTCCACCGTGGGGTCTGGTGCGCCGGGATCGGATGCGCCGGCGCTGGCGGATGCGTCATGCGGGCCGCTGCGCCAGACCATCGCGGCGGTGGGCCAAGCCGCAGCAGAGCTTGGCCTGCGTCCCGCTGACGAGACGGCTCTGCGCGCCATCGCCACAACGCTGGGCGACCTGCTGGGTGAAGCGCCGCGCCGCGATCAGGTATAATCCGCCTGGAGGCGTGTGATGCAGCGTATCGGCGTGTTCTTCAACCCGCAGTCCGCGCCGGCAGCCGGTCTGGCGCAGGCCCTGGAAGCCTGGCTGCGCGCGCGCGGCATCGCCACGTGGTGCGGCGCGGCATCCGACGCGCCCCAGGCGATCGATCGCTTCGATCTGCTCGTGTGTCTGGGCGGCGACGGGACGGTGCTGCGCGCGGCGGGCATGGCCATTCCGGCCCAGGTTCCGCTACTGCCCGTGGCGCTGGGCCACCTCAGCTTCATGGCCGAGATCACGCCCGATGAGCTGTATCCCAGCCTGGAGCGCGTGTTGGCGGGCGACTACTGGACCGAAGAGCGCGCCCTGGCCGAGGCGATCGTGCAGCGCGCCGATCACGCGCCGGAGCGCTTTGTGGCGCTCAACGAGGTGCTGATCGGACGGCGCGACATCGCGCGCGTGTTGTCGATCGCCGTGCAGGTGGACGATATCCCGATGACGGTGTACCACGCCGACGGTGTGCTGGTGGCGACGGCCACCGGCTCGACGGCCTACGCCCTGGCCGCGGGCGGACCGGTGCTCGATCCGCGCTCGCGAGCACTGGTGCTGGTGCCGGTCGCGGCGCATCTCCATAACGTGCCGTCGCTGGTGCTGCACGAGGACGCCCATCTCGATCTGGGCGTGGTCTCCTGCCACGCCGCGGCGCTGGCTGTGGATGGCCGCACCCATCGTCCGCTGGCGGTCAACGACAGCGTCGCCGTGCGGCGCGCGCCCGAGGTGGCACACTTCGTGCGGGTACGGCCACCAAGCTACTTCTACCAAACCCTGACGCGCCGGCTGCGGCGCGAATGAAGCGCATGCCTATGCAACGTTGCAACCCGTTACGCTTGACCTTGCCCCTGGGCGGCGCGGTGCTGGCCGGCATGCTTGGCGTGGCCGCGTACACGGCCTACACCATCAACGGACCGCGGCGCCGCTCCGAAGAGCGCTACCAATTTTCACCCTTTGAGGTCGCCGTCGAACACGAGGCGGTCAGCTTTGTCACCGAGGATGGCATCACCATTCGCGGCTGGTGGTTCGCTCGGCCTGCAACGCAGGCGGTGGTGATCGGGCTGTCGGGCCATCGCGGGCGCAAGGCCGATCTGCTGGGCATCGGTTCCGGGCTGTGGCGCGCCGGCTTCAATGTGCTGCTGTTCGACTACCGCGGCTGCGGCGAGAGCGATCCAGGGGTGCAGTCGCTGGCCCACCACGAACTGCGCGACGCGCGCGCCGCGGTCGCGTATGCGCGTGCGCGGCTGCCCGGCGCGCGGCTGGGCGTGATCGGCTATTCGATGGGCGCGGCGCTGGCCATTCGCCTAGCGGCGGAGCAGCCGGCGATCCGCGCAGTGGTGGCCGACTCGCCCTTTGCCACCATGCGCGACGTGATCGCCCATGCCTACCAACGGCGACGTGTCCCGACGCGCCCCCTGCTTGATCTGGCCGATGCGCTCACGCGCTGGCGCTACGGCTACCCCTTCGAGGCGGTGCGTCCGCTGGATGTGGTTGGCCGCATCGCGCCGCGACCGCTGCTGCTGATCCACGGCACCGCCGACGAGGTGATCCCCGTCGAACACGCCCGACGTCTATATGCCGCTGCCGGCGAGCCCAAGGAGCTGTGGGAGTGCGCGGGCGCGCCACACTGCGGCGCCTACTTTGTAGATCGGCCGGCCTACGTGGCGCGGGTGGCGGCCTTTTTCCGCGCGGCGCTGGAGACGGCGGAGCCGGAGAGCTGATGGCGCTGCGCTTCGATATCCTAACGATCTTTCCGCAGATGTTCAGCGGCCCGCTCAGCGAGAGTATTCTCAAGCGGGCGCAGCAGGCCGGACTGATCGAGATCGTGCTGCGCGACATTCGCGCCTATGCCACCGACCGCCACAAGTCCACCGACGATTATCCCTTCGGCGGCGGCGCCGGCATGGTCATGAAGCCGGAGGTGCTGTATCGTGCCCTGGCCGATACCTTGGGCATGCTGGCGCAGGTAGATGCCGAGCCGGAGCGGCTGATCCCACTGCCGGCGGACCATCCGCCGATCCTGCTGATGAGTCCCGCCGGTGAGCTCTTCAACCAACGTCTGGCCGAGGAGCTGGCGCAGCACGAGCGCTTGGTGCTGATCTGCGGCCACTACGAGGGTATCGATGAGCGCTTCCGTGAATGCTGCGTGGATCGCGAGATCAGCATCGGTGATTATGTGCTGACCGGCGGCGAGCTGGCCGCCATGGTTGTCGTCGATGCCGTGGCGCGTCTCCGGCCGGGCGTGCTGGCCGCCGACTCCACCGCCGAAGAGTCGCACAGCGATGGCCTGCTGGAGTACCCGCACTACACCCGTCCGGCACTGTGGCGCGGCCAGGCCGTGCCGCCGGTGTTGTTGTCGGGACACCATGCCAACATCGCGCGCTGGCGGCGCGAGCAACGCCTGCTGCGCACGCTGCGCCGCCGTCCGGAGCTGCTGCGGCAGGCGCGCCTCACGGAGGATGACCTGGCCCTGCTGCGCCGCTCCGGCTGGGAGCCGGGTACCGGCGACGTAACGCCATGAGTCACGGGTGGCGATACGCCCGGAGACTGCCGATCGGATTTGCGGTCGTGTCGACGGCTGGCTATAATGCCCGCCATGAAGCCAGGCCGCTTCAAACGCTACACGTCCCAACCCCGCGTAGCGCGCGGCACGTTTCCGCACACAGCAGGAGGAAGCCATGGGCTTGATGGGGAGCTCCGGTAAAAAATCCGCGCCGTTGGCTGTCAGCAACCGTAGCGAGACGGTAGTCGGCGCCAACACCAGCATTGTCGGCACGATCAAAAGTGACGGCAACATGCGCATCGATGGTTCGGTCGAGGGTGAGATCGAAGTCCTGGGCGACCTGATCATCGGCGCGACCGGCCGCGTGATCGCCACGATCAAAGCCACCAACATCCACGTCTCAGGTGCGGTCAAGGGCGAGCTTCAGGCGAGCAACCAATTGCAGATCTCGCAGACCGGCAAGGTCTGGGGTGATATTACCGCCACCGCGTTGCAGATCGAGCCGGGCGGCCTCTTCCGCGGCCAGAGCTCGATGACCGATGCGGACGAGCCGCTGCTGCTGGAAGCGCCCAAGCCATCGCCGGCCTAGCTGCGCCGCCGGTGTGGCGCGGGCGCTGCGCCAGGCCGGGTTGCCGCCGCCCGTCGTTGTGGACACGGCGTGCGGTGAGGGAGCACAGGAAGAGGCATGCCACGACCGTACGCCACTCGCCGACGATGGAGCTTTGCGTCATCGGCCCTGAAGCGCTGGGGCACGCGCAGCCTGCTGGCGCTGCTGGTGCTG encodes:
- the trmD gene encoding tRNA (guanosine(37)-N1)-methyltransferase TrmD — translated: MRFDILTIFPQMFSGPLSESILKRAQQAGLIEIVLRDIRAYATDRHKSTDDYPFGGGAGMVMKPEVLYRALADTLGMLAQVDAEPERLIPLPADHPPILLMSPAGELFNQRLAEELAQHERLVLICGHYEGIDERFRECCVDREISIGDYVLTGGELAAMVVVDAVARLRPGVLAADSTAEESHSDGLLEYPHYTRPALWRGQAVPPVLLSGHHANIARWRREQRLLRTLRRRPELLRQARLTEDDLALLRRSGWEPGTGDVTP
- a CDS encoding type 1 glutamine amidotransferase; translation: MAALRIAHLYPAQMNIYGDRGNVLTLVQRCRWRGIAVQVDGIAPGQRVDWTRYDLAFFGGGQDSGQALIAEDFVQRHGPEVRAAIADGLVMLAICGGYQLLGHYFLTHTGEKLPGIGALDCYTVGGTRRLIGNIVVAWSAGAGAAERIRPRAEALPAAPTPAYLVGFENHSGRTYLGAGVQPLGRVVRGYGNNGEDGTEGAVYQHAHGCYLHGSLLPKNPHFADHLLRLALQRRYGHAAALTPLDDTFEQQAHAAMVTRLL
- a CDS encoding glycosyltransferase family 4 protein — protein: MRRIAYCSPLNPVQSGISDYSEELLPYLSAYAEISVFVERGLAPSNPQVERHLEVRAIDELPALHRRRAFDAIIYHMGNSPAHAAIYDMALRLPGVVVLHEWVLHHFKLWYAAERRGDIAAYIAEMRRRYGEHGERVARRMSRGQLLEAAFRFPLVEDLVAAAQGVIGHSHFVVEQARRVRPDLPAAVVSMGVPLPPQHDARAARAALGLPVEAPLWASFGHLNPYKRLEAALRAFRRFREDAPEARYLLVGSLSPAYDLPGLVRRLELSDAVVITGYVPRAAFELYVAAADVCLNLRFPTAGETSASLLRLLGAGKPTLVSAVGAFAELPRHVVAHVDVDRSEAALILAYTRLFRRYPAIAAQLGHNARSYVAREHSLPGAAQGYIRFLSELYGWGPTPPQRAALWSMEPERDAPSTVGSGAPGSDAPALADASCGPLRQTIAAVGQAAAELGLRPADETALRAIATTLGDLLGEAPRRDQV
- a CDS encoding alpha/beta hydrolase; translated protein: MQRCNPLRLTLPLGGAVLAGMLGVAAYTAYTINGPRRRSEERYQFSPFEVAVEHEAVSFVTEDGITIRGWWFARPATQAVVIGLSGHRGRKADLLGIGSGLWRAGFNVLLFDYRGCGESDPGVQSLAHHELRDARAAVAYARARLPGARLGVIGYSMGAALAIRLAAEQPAIRAVVADSPFATMRDVIAHAYQRRRVPTRPLLDLADALTRWRYGYPFEAVRPLDVVGRIAPRPLLLIHGTADEVIPVEHARRLYAAAGEPKELWECAGAPHCGAYFVDRPAYVARVAAFFRAALETAEPES
- a CDS encoding bactofilin family protein, producing the protein MGLMGSSGKKSAPLAVSNRSETVVGANTSIVGTIKSDGNMRIDGSVEGEIEVLGDLIIGATGRVIATIKATNIHVSGAVKGELQASNQLQISQTGKVWGDITATALQIEPGGLFRGQSSMTDADEPLLLEAPKPSPA
- a CDS encoding NAD(+)/NADH kinase; this translates as MMQRIGVFFNPQSAPAAGLAQALEAWLRARGIATWCGAASDAPQAIDRFDLLVCLGGDGTVLRAAGMAIPAQVPLLPVALGHLSFMAEITPDELYPSLERVLAGDYWTEERALAEAIVQRADHAPERFVALNEVLIGRRDIARVLSIAVQVDDIPMTVYHADGVLVATATGSTAYALAAGGPVLDPRSRALVLVPVAAHLHNVPSLVLHEDAHLDLGVVSCHAAALAVDGRTHRPLAVNDSVAVRRAPEVAHFVRVRPPSYFYQTLTRRLRRE